In Pseudomonas oryzihabitans, the DNA window GTGAGGTCTATAGCCGCATGACCAGCCAGCTGGCCACCTACCTGAACAACCAGGCCCGCTACCTGAAGGCACTGGACGACCAGAATGACACCGAGCTGCTCAAGCTCAGTGGCCAGGACGGCGAGATGGCCCACAGCGGCAACGCCCTGAGCGCCACCGTCAACGAGCTCGCCGGTCTGGTCGATGGCAAGGTCACGCGCCTGGCTGCCGCCTCCATGGCCACCTATCGCACCACCATCGCCATTACTGTGGCCGTGATGCTGGCAGCCCTGGCTGGCACCCTGCTGCTGGCCTGGCGTTTCACCCGCAGCCTCACCGGGCCGCTGGAAAAAGCCCTGGCGGTGGCTGAGCGGATCGCTGCCAACGACCTCAGCCGGTCGGTGGAGCAGGACGGGCGCGACGAACCCGGACGGCTGCTCGCCGCCATGGCGCGGATGCAGGACAACCTGCGCGGGACCCTGGAGCGGCTGACCCTGTCGTCCAACACCCTGGCATCCACTTCCGAGGAGATGTCGGCAGTCACCGAGACCGGCCTGCGCGGCATTCAGCGGCAGAACGATGAACTGGCCCAGGCCGCCACCGCGGTCAACCAGATGACCACCGCCGTAGAGGAGGTGGCGCGCAATGCCTCTGCCGCCAGCGCCGCTGCGCAGGATAGCCGCAGCTCCGCCGATCTGGGGCAGCGCCGGGTCGAGGAGACCCTGACCACCATCCACGCCCTACACACGGCCGTGGCCTCCAGCAGCGGCGAGATCGATGGCCTGGCCGCTCAGGTGCAGCGCATCAGCGGGGTGCTCGACGTCATCCGCGGCATCGCCGAGCAGACCAATCTGCTGGCGCTCAACGCCGCCATCGAAGCCGCCCGCGCGGGCGAGGCAGGCCGTGGCTTTGCCGTGGTGGCCGACGAGGTGCGGGCCCTGGCGGCCCGTACCCAGCAGTCCACCGGCGAGATCGAAGACATGATCGGCGCCATCCAGGGCGGCGCGGGCAAGGCGGTGGACGCCATGGCCACCAGCAATCAGCAGGCCGCTGCCTGCCTGGAGGTGGCTGCCGCCGCTGGCGAGGCCCTGGCCGAGATCGGCCGTCACATCGTGCAGATCACCGAACGCAACCTGAGCATCTCCGCCGCCACCGAAGAGCAGGCCCAGGTAGCCCGCGAGGTGGATCGCAACCTCACCAGCATTCGCGACCTGTCCACCCAGAACGCCGCAGGGGCCAGCCAGACCGCTACCGCCAGCACCGACCTGGCCCGCCTGGCCGGTGAGCTGAATGGCGCGGTGCGGCAATTCCGTCTCTGACCGCCAGGCGTGCGTCGGCCATACTTGAGGGCACTCCTGGCTGAACAGAGGTACCCGCGATGCGCCTGACCGTCTTTAGTGCCCAGCCCTACGACCGCGACTCCCTGGAGGCGGTCGCCCGGGAGCGCCTGGCAGGGCGGGACGTGACCCTGGTCCACCAGCCGGTTGCCCTGTCGCTGTCCACCGCGATCCTGGCCGAAGGCAGCCAGGCGGTGTGCGTCTTCGTCAACGACTGCCTCGACGCCGCCGTGCTGGAAGCCCTCCAGGGCCTGGGCGTACGGGCCGTGCTGCTGCGCTGCGCCGGCTACAACAACCTGGACCTGGCTGCGGCGCGACGCCTCGGTCTGTTCGTGGCCCGGGTGCCGGCCTATTCGCCCGAAGCCGTGGCCGAACACGCCCTGGCGCTGCTGATGACCCTCAACCGCAAGACCCACCGTGCCTACAACCGGGTACGAGAGGGCAATTTCGCGCTGGACGGCCTGCTTGGCAGCACCCTGAATGGCAAGACCGTAGGGCTGGTCGGCCTCGGCCAGATCGGCCTGGCCACGGCGCGTATCTTCCATGGCCTGGGCTGCCGGGTACTGGGCCATGATCCGCAGCCGCCGGCCGCCTTCGCTGCCTATGGCGATGCGGTAGCGCTGGAGCCCCTGCTGGACGAGGCGGATGTCATCAGCCTGCATTGCCCGTTGCTGGAGAGTACCCGCTACCTGATCGACGCCGTGGCCTTGGCGCGGATGAAGCCCGGGGCGGTGCTGATCAATACCTCGCGGGGCGCCCTGATCGACACCGAGGCGGTGATCCAGGCACTCAAGCGCCGGCAGCTGGGCGGGCTGGCCATTGACGTCTACGAGCAGGAGAGCGAGCTGTTCTTCCAGGATCGCTCCCATGACTACATCGACGATGATCTCTTCGTGCGCCTGATGACCTTTCCCAATGTACTGATCACCGGTCACCAAGGCTTCTTCACCGCCGAGGCCCTGCGCGAGATCGCCCTGGTCACTCTCGGCAACCTGGCAGACTTCCTCGACGGTCACGCCTGCCCCAATGCGCTCTAGCGGGCGATGTCCTCCAGTGCCCGGTTGCGGGTGCGCGGGCCGAACAGGCCAATGGTCAGCACCACGATCAGCATGCTGGCGACGATGAAGGCCAGCACGCCCGGCGTGCCCAGGCGCTCCAGCAGGGCGCCGATCAGCAGGCTGCTGAACACTGTGGACAACCGGCTGAAGGAATAGCAGAAGCCCACCGCCCGGGCGCGGATGGCGGTGGGAAACAGCTCGGCCTGGTAGGAGTGGAAGGCGAAGGTCAGCCAGGCGTTGCAGAAGGTGATGCCCACGCCGCAGAGGATCAGCCCCAGGGCGCCCTGCTGCAGGGCGAACAGGCCACCGAACACCACGGTGCCCAGGGCGGAACCGACGATCTGCCACTTGTTCTCGAAGCGATTGGCGATGCGCACGAACAGCAGCGGGCCCAGCGGATAGGCGAGGGTGATGACGAAGGCGTAGCCCAGGCTGTGGGTCAGGCTCACGCCCTGGCCGGAGAGCAGCGTCGGCAGCCAGTTGCCGAAGCCGAAGAAGCCAATGGCCTGGAACAGGTTGAAGACGATCAGCATCACCACCCGCCGCCGATAGGGTGGCTGCCAGAGGGCGGCGAAGCGGGCGCTTACCGCTCGTTCTTCCACTACCTCTGCAGGTGGCGGCAGCGGCTGGCCGCTATCGGCCTGGCAGGCGGCTTCCAGGCGCTCCACGCCGTGCTCGGCTTCATCCAGCCGCCCCTGTTGCGCCAGCCAGCGTGGCGATTCGGGCAGACGCTGGCGCAGCCACCAGATGAACAGGGCGAAGAGGGCGCTGGACAGCACCACCCAGCGCCAGCCGGAGATGCCCAGTGGCGCCTGGGGCACCAGCCACCAGGACAGCAGCGCCACGGCCGGCACTGACAGGAACTGGATGGCGAAGGCGAACGCGAAGGCCGAGGTACGCATGGCCTTGGGTACCAGCTCCGACAGATAGGCGTCGATGGTGACCAGCTCCAGGCCCAGGCCGATGCCGACCACGAAGCGCAAGGCGATCAGTCCCAGGGCGGTGGTCTGCAGACCCATGGCGAGGGTCGCCAGGGTGTAGCCGACCAGTGCCCAGGTAAAGATCGCCCGGCGCCCATAGCGGTCGGCGATAGGGCTGAGCAGGCTGGCACCGACGAACAGGCCGAGAAAGGTAGCCGCGGCGAAGGCCGCCTGATCGGAGATGCCGAATACCCCGGCGGCCCCGGTGTGAAAGACGCCGTCACGCAGCAGACCCGGGCTGATGTAGGCGGTCTGGAACAGATCGTAGAGTTCGAAGAAGCCGCCGATGGACAGGAGCGCGACCAGCCGCCAGAGCGTGCGGGTGGCCGGCAGGCGATCGAGGCGCGCCGACAGGGTGGCAGCTCGGGAAGCGCCGGGCAGGGCGGCGGTGCTGGTGAAAACTGGTTGAGCAGAAGGCATGGGACGCTATCCAGAGAACAGTCGTCCTACAGCTTACGGAGCAACCCCGCTGAATGTTGCCAAATATTTCCTTTTTACAAGGGGTCTTTGGCAGGATCTAGCGCCTGAATGCCTGATTCTGGCAGTAACGTGTGCGGATCAAGGTACCAGCGCCAGTGCGGTGCGCAAGTCGACCACCAATACATCCAGATAGCCGCCCTGCAGGGCGCCGCGGATGGCGTTGACCTTGCGCAGGCCGCCGGCGAGGCCGACGACGCGGTCGATCTCCAGCAACTGCGGCAGGCTCACCGAGACCACGGTTTCTTCGCTGTCGTCCAGCACCGGGCGGCCCTGGGCGTCAAAATACCTCAGGCAGATGTCGCCCACGGCGCCCCGCGCGGCGAGCACCTCCAGCATGGCTTCGCCATGGTAGTTGCCGCTGTTGCGTAGCAGCTGCGAGGGCTCCAGCTCGCCGATGCCGACCAGGGCCACGGTAAGTCGGGCGAAGCGCTCGGTGACCTCGCGAACCTCGTCCAGCTGCAGGATGCGCTGACGACTTTCCGGTGAGTGCTCGATGCTCTGCGACGGCAGTAGATAGGCAGGACAGCCCAGCAGATTGGCCAGCTGCTGGGTCAGCAGGGTGGCCTCGAAGGCGCCCTTGTTGCCGACACCGCCCAGCAGCTGCACCACTTCGGTCGCGCCCTGGCGACTGCTGCCACGGTGCATGTGGCCCACCATGGCGCGGATCGTGGAGCTCCAGGAGGAGATACCGATATGGTCGCGCTCGGTGACGCTGGTTTCCAGGTAGTGGGCGGCGGCCGAGCCGATGGCCTGCTTGATGGCTTCTTCGTCGTCGCCAGTGGGCTCAACCACGATAGCCTGGCGAATACCGTAGCGCTGCTGCAGCTGACGTTCCAGTTCGAGATGGAAGTTGCGCGGCCGCTGTACCGAGATACGGACGATGCCCTCCTTGAGCGCTCGACTCAAGGCGCGGCTGACGAAGGATTGCGACAGGTCGAGCTGAGCGGAGATCTGCGACTGCTTGAGCCCTTCTTCATAGTAGAGCGAGGCGATTTTGGTCAGCAGGCGTTGTTCTTCGAGGTTACTCATCCATATTCCCGGTACCAGCGGATACGCCGCACTCGCGGCTGCCGGCCCGAACCGAGAGGTCCTCGGGTCGCGACGAACCACCGAAAAGCAGGCACGTACCTGTTAGAAAGGCGCATTTTCCGGCTATTTTTGCTCAGCCTGCCCTTCAGCGCCAAGGCTTTTGCAGCCCAGGCGCTGGAGAAACGTCGCAGGCCTGCTCATTAGCTTGCGAGCGAGTGTCGAACAGAATGAAAAGACCCAAGGAGGCAGCGTTTGTGAAGGGTAAGGCGCATCCGAACGGCCTTTAAGAGCTGTTTGACTGGCCGCAGCTCCTATCAACCGGTGCTCAGGACATGATCAGGCCACCATCCACATTGATGGCCTGGCCGGTGATATAGGCCGCGTCTGCCGAAGCCAGAAAGGCCACCAGGCCGGCCACGTCGGCCGGGGTACCGGCGCGCTTCATGGGGATGTTGCCGACCCATTCGGTCATCAGTTCGCCCTGACCATAGCGCTTTTCCGGGGTGGAGAGGATCTCGCCCCAGACCCGGTCGTTGTAGTCCCACATCTCGCTTTCGATGATGCCTGGGCAGAAGGCATTGACCGTGATGCCATGGCGCGCCAGTTCGTGGGCCAGGCTCTGGGTGATGCCAATGACGCCCATCTTGCTCGCCGCATAGTGAGGCGTGTAGATGAAGCCCTGGCGACCCTGGCCGGAGCTGGTGTTGATCAGCCGCCCGCCATGGCCAGCGGCGACCATGCGCTTGGCCGCTTCGCGGCAGCACAGCCAGACGCCGGTGGTGTTGACCTGCAGGACGCGGTCGAAGTCCTCGCGCGGCATGCGGTCGAAGGCATCGATGGTAATGATGCCGGCGTTTTGCACCGAGACGTCGATGCGCCCGAAGCGGGCTTCGGCCTGGGCATAGAGGTCGGCCACCGCCGCCTCGTCGGTGATGTCCACCACCAGCGGCAGGACCTCGGCGCCGGTATCGGCCACCAGCCGTGCAGCGGTCTCATGCACCCGCTCGGCATTGGACACCAGCACCAGATTGGCACCCTCACGACCGAAGCGTTCGGCGATACCCTCGCCGATGCCCCGGCAACCGCCGGTTATCACTACGGTTTGACTAGCGAAGCGACGTTCCACGTGAAACCTCCTAGAGCGGCTGGCGATTCGGCGCGCGTGATCGCCAGCGGGTTGTTACCAGCAGACGAAACCGCCATCGACGATCAGGTCGACGCCGGTACAGAAGGACGCGGCAGGGCTGCACAGGAAGATCGCTGGGCCGACCATTTCTTCCACCTCGGCCATGCGGCCCAGCGGGGTGGTCTGCTCGAAGATCTTGACCTGGTCGGCCACCTCCGGACGGGTATTCATGGGGGTGGCGGTGTAGCCGGGGCTGATGCAGTTGACCCGGATGCCGCGCTCGGCCCATTCCATGGCCAGGCTCTTGGTCAGGTGGATGACCCCGGCCTTGGAGGTGTTGTAATGGGCCTGCAAGAGGCCACGGTTGACGATGCTGCCGGACATGGAGGCGATGTTGACGATGGCACCCTTGCCGCGCGGCAACATGACCCGCGCCTGGGCCTGGCAGCTGAGCATCACACCGGTGAGGTTGATGTCGAGCATGCGCTGCCAGCGCTCCAGCTCCAGTTCCTCGGCCGCTTGGGCGTTGGCGATGCCGGCGCTGTTGACGGCCAGGCTCAGGGGGCCGAATTCGACTTCGGTGCGGGCCACGGCGGCTTCCAGGTCAGTGGCGCTGGTCACCGAGCCTTCCAGGGCCAGGGCGCGGCGGCCATGGGCCTGGATGCGCTCGACGGTGCCGGCAAGGTCGCGACTGCCGGGCAGGTCGAAGCAGGCCACGTTTGCGCCGGCCTCGGCGAGCCCGACGGCGATGGCCTGGCCGATGCCGCTGCCGGCACCGGTGACGAAGGCGGTCTGGCCGCCGAGATCGAAGAGACGCATTGGAGAACTCCTAGTCAGGCGGTAGCCAGTTCCATCACGGCCACGGGTGTGGCCTGTTCACGTTCGAGAATGCCCATCTGCTGGCCACGGCTCATCACCATGACCCGGTGCGACAGGCCGAGTACCTCGTCCAGATCCGAGCTGACCACGATCACCGCCATGCCAGTGGCGGCCAGTTCGGCGATCACCTGGTAGATGGCGGCCCGGGCGCCGACGTCGATGCCGCGGGTGGGCTCGTCGAGGATGAAGACCTTGGGATTGCGCGCCAGCCACTTGGCGATGATCACCTTTTGCTGGTTGCCACCGGAGAGGGCGGCGATTGCCTGCTCCGGCTGACCCTTGACACCGAGGCGCGCCACCGCCTTGCGGGCGAAGGCACGCAGGCCGCTGGGAGAGACCCAGCCACCACCGGAGAGCAGGTCGGTATTGCCATAGATGAGGTTTTCCTCGATGGCATGGTCGACCACCACACCCTGCTGCTTGCGATCCTCGGGGACCAGTACGATGCCGGCGCGGATGGCGTCGAAGGGCGAGGCGAAGCGGCAGGTCTGGCCTTCCAGCGCCAGCTCGCCGGTGACCTGTTCGGCGGCGCCGGCTATGGCGCGGACC includes these proteins:
- a CDS encoding MFS transporter, with the protein product MPSAQPVFTSTAALPGASRAATLSARLDRLPATRTLWRLVALLSIGGFFELYDLFQTAYISPGLLRDGVFHTGAAGVFGISDQAAFAAATFLGLFVGASLLSPIADRYGRRAIFTWALVGYTLATLAMGLQTTALGLIALRFVVGIGLGLELVTIDAYLSELVPKAMRTSAFAFAFAIQFLSVPAVALLSWWLVPQAPLGISGWRWVVLSSALFALFIWWLRQRLPESPRWLAQQGRLDEAEHGVERLEAACQADSGQPLPPPAEVVEERAVSARFAALWQPPYRRRVVMLIVFNLFQAIGFFGFGNWLPTLLSGQGVSLTHSLGYAFVITLAYPLGPLLFVRIANRFENKWQIVGSALGTVVFGGLFALQQGALGLILCGVGITFCNAWLTFAFHSYQAELFPTAIRARAVGFCYSFSRLSTVFSSLLIGALLERLGTPGVLAFIVASMLIVVLTIGLFGPRTRNRALEDIAR
- a CDS encoding sugar-binding transcriptional regulator, with product MSNLEEQRLLTKIASLYYEEGLKQSQISAQLDLSQSFVSRALSRALKEGIVRISVQRPRNFHLELERQLQQRYGIRQAIVVEPTGDDEEAIKQAIGSAAAHYLETSVTERDHIGISSWSSTIRAMVGHMHRGSSRQGATEVVQLLGGVGNKGAFEATLLTQQLANLLGCPAYLLPSQSIEHSPESRQRILQLDEVREVTERFARLTVALVGIGELEPSQLLRNSGNYHGEAMLEVLAARGAVGDICLRYFDAQGRPVLDDSEETVVSVSLPQLLEIDRVVGLAGGLRKVNAIRGALQGGYLDVLVVDLRTALALVP
- a CDS encoding SDR family oxidoreductase, which translates into the protein MRLFDLGGQTAFVTGAGSGIGQAIAVGLAEAGANVACFDLPGSRDLAGTVERIQAHGRRALALEGSVTSATDLEAAVARTEVEFGPLSLAVNSAGIANAQAAEELELERWQRMLDINLTGVMLSCQAQARVMLPRGKGAIVNIASMSGSIVNRGLLQAHYNTSKAGVIHLTKSLAMEWAERGIRVNCISPGYTATPMNTRPEVADQVKIFEQTTPLGRMAEVEEMVGPAIFLCSPAASFCTGVDLIVDGGFVCW
- a CDS encoding SDR family oxidoreductase, whose protein sequence is MERRFASQTVVITGGCRGIGEGIAERFGREGANLVLVSNAERVHETAARLVADTGAEVLPLVVDITDEAAVADLYAQAEARFGRIDVSVQNAGIITIDAFDRMPREDFDRVLQVNTTGVWLCCREAAKRMVAAGHGGRLINTSSGQGRQGFIYTPHYAASKMGVIGITQSLAHELARHGITVNAFCPGIIESEMWDYNDRVWGEILSTPEKRYGQGELMTEWVGNIPMKRAGTPADVAGLVAFLASADAAYITGQAINVDGGLIMS
- a CDS encoding 2-hydroxyacid dehydrogenase, with amino-acid sequence MRLTVFSAQPYDRDSLEAVARERLAGRDVTLVHQPVALSLSTAILAEGSQAVCVFVNDCLDAAVLEALQGLGVRAVLLRCAGYNNLDLAAARRLGLFVARVPAYSPEAVAEHALALLMTLNRKTHRAYNRVREGNFALDGLLGSTLNGKTVGLVGLGQIGLATARIFHGLGCRVLGHDPQPPAAFAAYGDAVALEPLLDEADVISLHCPLLESTRYLIDAVALARMKPGAVLINTSRGALIDTEAVIQALKRRQLGGLAIDVYEQESELFFQDRSHDYIDDDLFVRLMTFPNVLITGHQGFFTAEALREIALVTLGNLADFLDGHACPNAL